From the genome of Nicotiana sylvestris chromosome 2, ASM39365v2, whole genome shotgun sequence, one region includes:
- the LOC104240923 gene encoding uncharacterized protein, whose product MAIELCSDDSTPRISFSHDISQTNIIPIPVDQYIRSTNNSSSSSIDFDFCVLHQSFDLDQSSSADELFFNGKILPIEMKKKIIAPTLPLNKGVAKSRKLVIPSNPCFKNEKLIETKSYKLVSPNNICFKNENLIETKSGIVETSSSSSSDDQKQNNNSKSCWNFKRSRSLNCGTSSSTSYARTLCPLPLLIQLQVLSTNSIIVLYIYRSI is encoded by the coding sequence ATGGCGATTGAACTATGTTCAGATGATTCTACTCCTCGTATCTCTTTCTCTCATGACATTTCCCAGACAAATATTATTCCTATTCCTGTCGACCAGTATATTCGATCGACTAATAATTCATCCTCCTCTAgtattgattttgatttttgtgtaTTACATCAAAGCTTTGATCTTGATCAATCTTCTTCTGCTGATGAGCTTTTCTTTAATGGCAAGATTCTTCCCAttgaaatgaagaaaaaaattatTGCTCCAACTCTTCCACTCAACAAAGGCGTTGCAAAAAGTCGTAAGTTGGTCATTCCGAGTAACCCATGTTTCAAGAATGAAAAATTGATAGAAACAAAAAGTTATAAGTTGGTCTCTCCCAATAACATATGTttcaagaatgaaaatttgaTAGAAACAAAAAGTGGGATTGTTGAAACatcatcatcttcatcttcaGACGATCAAAAGCAGAACAACAACTCGAAGTCATGTTGGAACTTCAAGCGTAGTCGTAGTTTGAATTGTGGAACTAGTAGCAGTACTAGTTATGCTAGGACTTTATGTCCTTTGCCACTTTTAATTCAACTCCAAGTGTTAAGCACAAACAGCATAATCGTCCTCTATATCTACAGGTCAATATAA
- the LOC104240929 gene encoding uncharacterized protein encodes MVDKVNLYFNYGGEWVLEPTLSYTKRDVHVLSGYEVDHLSYIDLCKEYTKVIGYVEFTVVINSVPVVVASNCDSSEDDTDIESIDSDALGLFERQKKCEVTDQLDKYKILEKGMTFKDLTEAKEVISYYVVSNKGGLKVDKSDKRRLRYKCEIGCPFKCLISKNGKDQGVKIKTWRDEHDCGEVFENRRATPTTLEHYFKRKIQNNPKFKIKEMNVDLEDRFSLNVSDSKLKRVKRMVLEKLKGSYLDEYNKLEANAQELRETNPGTDVVIQISKDAIKEDKRRFLRMHVCFQALKSGFKAAWAAVDKETKRTWQWFIENLKASLDLKDGKGYIFMSDMQKGLLDAVMNVCPQSYHRYCARHIEANWSKKWNTDEMKKLMWRCSWSTYEEEFKDMLKQLGKVSEDAVRDLLNYPPVTWCRAYFDTQCKNPMVDNNFTESFNSWILEARHKPIVKMLEDIRVKVMNQLKYRAEEVNSWRGEYNPYAMEL; translated from the exons ATGGTGGATAAAGTGAACTTATATTTTAATTATGGGGGTGAGTGGGTATTGGAACCTACGTTGTCTTATACTAAGAGAGATGTGCACGTGTTGAGTGGTTATGAAGTAGACCATCTCTCTTATATTGATTTGTGTAAAGAATACACTAAAGTGATAGGATATGTTGAG TTTACAGTAGTAATAAATAGTGTACCCGTTGTTGTAGCTTCTAACTGTGATAGTAGTGAAGATGATACAGATATTGAAAGTATTGATAGTGATGCCCTAGGTTTATTTGAGAGGCAGAAGAAGTGTGAGGTAACTGACCAACTTGATAAGTATAAAATATTGGAAAAAGGTATGACTTTCAAAGATCTTACTGAAGCTAAGGAGGTTATTAGTTATTATGTTGTGTCTAATAAGGGGGGCCTTAAGGTAGATAAGAGTGATAAAAGAAGACTTAGATACAAGTGTGAGATTGGGTGTCCCTTTAAATGTCTTATTTCTAAGAATGGCAAAGATCAAGGGGTAAAGATAAAAACTTGGAGGGATGAACATGACTGTGGTGAAGTCTTTGAGAACAGAAGAGCTACTCCTACTACTTTAGAACATTATTTTaagagaaaaattcaaaataatcctAAGTTTAAGATTAAAGAGATGAACGTTGATTTAGAAGATAGATTTAGTTTGAATGTGAGTGACTCAAAGTTAAAAAGGGTAAAGAGAATGGTTTTAGAGAAATTGAAGGGCAGTTACTTGGATGAGTACAACAAATTGGAGGCAAATGCTCAAGAGTTGAGAGAAACAAACCCTGGTACTGATGTGGTGATACAGATATCCAAGGATGCAATAAAGGAAGATAAGAGAAGATTTTTGAGGATGCATGTCTGTTTTCAGGCCCTCAAGAGTGGATTCAAAGCAG CTTGGGCTGCAGTGGATAAGGAAACAAAGAGAACCTGGCAGTGGTTCATTGAGAATTTGAAGGCTTCTTTGGACTTGAAAGATGGTAAAGGGTACATATTCATGTCAGATATGCAGAAG GGTCTGTTAGATGCTGTGATGAATGTATGTCCACAATCATATCACAGATATTGTGCAAGGCATATTGAAGCAAATTGGAGCAAAAAATGGAATACTGATGAGATGAAAAAGTTAATGTGGCGGTGTTCTTGGAGCACATATGAGGAGGAATTTAAGGACATGTTGAAACAGTTAGGTAAAGTTTCTGAGGATGCTGTCAGGGACTTGCTGAATTATCCTCCAGTAACTTGGTGTAGAGCTTACTTTGATACCCAATGTAAGAACCCAATGGTGGACAACAACTTTACAGAGTCCTTCAACTCTTGGATTCTTGAAGCTAGACATAAGCCAATTGTGAAGATGCTTGAGGATATACGAGTGAAG GTGATGAATCAACTAAAGTATAGAGCAGAAGAAGTTAACAGTTGGAGAGGTGAATACAACCCATATGCAATGGAGCTATAA